One stretch of Capsicum annuum cultivar UCD-10X-F1 unplaced genomic scaffold, UCD10Xv1.1 ctg19196, whole genome shotgun sequence DNA includes these proteins:
- the LOC107856204 gene encoding uncharacterized mitochondrial protein AtMg01110-like yields the protein MEVLSYLRMDGTFNQEFPLSLLREGKKNECYSFVLKLSTDRWPLSVMFALMSCVFGPTLASSIVNSSLGLNTFLVGKLIVKRMSEVTFLCGQPLGYYSSWSLFGLSHHYVVWLAAKRAYPQRTTLFKDYAVLGDDILITDTLVAQ from the coding sequence ATGGAGGTTCTTTCTTATCTCCGGATGGATGGAACTTTCAACCAAGAGTTTCCATTATCACTTTTGAGagaaggaaagaagaatgagTGTTATTCCTTTGTTCTTAAGTTGTCAACGGATCGTTGGCCATTGAGTGTCATGTTTGCCCTTATGTCTTGTGTGTTTGGGCCAACATTGGCGTCTTCAATTGTCAACAGCTCTTTGGGCCTCAACACCTTTCTAGTTGGGAAACTGATTGTGAAAAGGATGAGTGAGGTTACCTTTCTTTGTGGTCAGCCGTTAGGTTACTACTCCTCATGGTCACTCTTTGGATTATCCCACCACTATGTAGTGTGGTTGGCAGCAAAACGAGCTTACCCGCAGAGAACCACCCTTTTTAAGGACTATGCCGTACTAGGTGATGATATCCTAATCACTGATACACTTGTGGCACAACA